From Pseudonocardia autotrophica, one genomic window encodes:
- a CDS encoding tetratricopeptide repeat protein: MNLEILPWTAGEPADPAARWERATYLFDSGDHVAASRLLVELADAEPDATAVRLLLARAYYHSAQLGRAESVLRELLEQTPSDGYAHLLLGRTLQRRSRHDEAQPHLRLASALGS, from the coding sequence ATGAACCTCGAGATCCTGCCCTGGACGGCCGGCGAGCCAGCCGATCCCGCCGCCCGGTGGGAGCGCGCGACGTACCTGTTCGACTCCGGCGACCACGTGGCGGCCTCCCGGCTGCTCGTCGAGCTCGCCGACGCCGAGCCGGACGCCACCGCGGTACGGCTGCTGCTGGCGCGGGCCTACTACCACTCGGCCCAGCTCGGCCGTGCCGAGTCGGTGCTGCGTGAGCTGCTGGAGCAGACCCCGTCCGACGGCTACGCACATCTGCTGCTCGGCCGGACGCTGCAGCGGCGCTCCCGGCACGACGAGGCACAGCCGCACCTGCGGCTGGCCTCCGCACTGGGGAGCTGA